In Deltaproteobacteria bacterium, a single window of DNA contains:
- a CDS encoding glycosyltransferase — translation MPAISMSRVVIVVPCFNEEHRLPADGVLELVARDDVGALLVDDGSTDGTRARLTEIARRRPDRIDVLGLDRNRGKAEAVRRGLLSAIDRGAAVVGYMDADMATPPAEVLRLVARLDASPDVRVVLASRVAVLGARIQRKAHRHYLGRVFATGASLALGLPVYDTQCGAKVFRVDDALRRALAEPFSSRWAFDVELLGRLLPDSGPHGFIEVPLREWRDPGGSKLSLPAMLRAGADLAVIAAKLRARRKP, via the coding sequence ATGCCGGCGATCTCCATGTCGCGTGTCGTCATAGTCGTCCCGTGTTTCAACGAGGAACACCGGCTGCCCGCCGACGGCGTCCTGGAGCTCGTGGCGCGCGACGACGTCGGCGCGCTGCTCGTCGACGACGGGTCGACCGACGGCACCCGCGCGCGGCTCACCGAAATCGCCCGCCGGCGGCCGGACCGCATCGACGTGCTCGGCCTCGACCGAAACCGCGGCAAGGCCGAGGCGGTCCGCCGCGGCCTGCTGTCGGCGATCGACCGCGGCGCCGCCGTCGTCGGCTACATGGATGCGGACATGGCGACGCCGCCGGCCGAGGTGTTGCGCCTGGTCGCCCGCCTCGACGCGTCGCCGGACGTCCGCGTCGTGCTCGCGTCGCGCGTGGCGGTGCTCGGCGCGCGCATCCAGCGCAAGGCACACCGGCACTACCTCGGCCGCGTGTTCGCCACCGGCGCGTCGCTCGCGCTCGGCCTGCCGGTCTACGACACCCAGTGCGGCGCCAAGGTGTTCCGCGTCGACGACGCGCTGCGCCGCGCGCTGGCCGAGCCGTTTTCGTCGCGGTGGGCGTTCGACGTGGAGCTGCTCGGCCGCCTGTTGCCGGACTCCGGGCCGCACGGGTTCATCGAGGTGCCACTGCGCGAGTGGCGCGACCCCGGCGGCTCGAAGCTGTCGCTGCCCGCCATGCTGCGCGCCGGCGCCGACCTCGCGGTGATCGCCGCCAAGCTGCGCGCCCGCCGCAAGCCGTGA